Part of the Kitasatospora sp. NBC_00374 genome is shown below.
CAGAGCTCTGGCATGTGCCAGAGCTCTGTCATCAGCCAGGGTTCGAGCGGTGGCGTACCATCGGCCTCATGGAGATGCCGGTCACGGAACGCCTCGGGCTGTACATCAAGCGGGTGGAGCAGGAGCTGATGGCGGCCAAGCACGCCGCACTCCGGCCGCTCGGGCTGACGGTTCCGCAGTACGCCGCGCTGTACACGCTCGACGACCAGCCCGGGCTCTCCGCCGCCGCGCTCGCCCGCGCCTGCCTGGTCACCCCGCAGACCATCGCCACCGTGCTCGCCAACCTGGAGGCGAAGGGGCTGATCACCCGCCAGCCGCATCCCTGGCATCGCAAGGTGGCCGAGGTACGCCTCACCGACGACGGACGCCTACTGCTCGCGGAGGCCGACGCGAAGGCCGTCGCCATCGAGCGACGGATCGCCGACGGCTTCAGCCCCGAGGAACGCGCTCTGCTGATCGACCTGCTGGCCCGCGC
Proteins encoded:
- a CDS encoding MarR family winged helix-turn-helix transcriptional regulator; the encoded protein is MEMPVTERLGLYIKRVEQELMAAKHAALRPLGLTVPQYAALYTLDDQPGLSAAALARACLVTPQTIATVLANLEAKGLITRQPHPWHRKVAEVRLTDDGRLLLAEADAKAVAIERRIADGFSPEERALLIDLLARASSRLTLAP